A window of Polaribacter litorisediminis contains these coding sequences:
- a CDS encoding cupin domain-containing protein, which yields MKKKYIIQKSPFVVPTTDGKLIEEHFGNATDKNSQISIAHMVAPSGWKEPFQTPEFDEYTYIISGKKQFIIDNEVIVLEAGQSIKIEKNTRVQYSNPFDIACHYIAICLPAFSMDLVHREEF from the coding sequence ATGAAAAAAAAATATATCATTCAAAAAAGTCCATTTGTTGTTCCAACAACAGATGGCAAATTAATTGAAGAACATTTCGGCAACGCAACAGATAAAAATTCTCAGATAAGTATTGCACATATGGTAGCACCTTCGGGCTGGAAAGAACCTTTTCAGACACCAGAATTTGATGAATACACGTATATCATCAGCGGTAAAAAACAATTTATTATTGACAATGAAGTTATTGTTTTAGAAGCCGGACAATCTATCAAAATAGAAAAAAATACACGCGTTCAATATTCAAATCCTTTTGATATAGCCTGCCATTATATTGCTATTTGCTTACCCGCTTTTTCGATGGATTTAGTGCATAGAGAAGAATTTTAG
- a CDS encoding helicase HerA-like domain-containing protein yields MGEREEFFDYINNGYKTKGDYIELGAAMLGEETITDAIIKIPLKTLNRHGLISGATGTGKTKTLQVLAENLSEKGIPVLLMDIKGDLSGLAKASSGHSKIDERHAKIGFPFEAKSFPIEVLSISEQAGTKMRATVSEFGPVLLSRILDLTETQAGILAIIFKYCDDHKFPLLDIKDFKKMLQYITQEGKEEIQNEYGRISTASTGAILRKIIEIEQQGGDLFFGEKSFEVEDLTRIDEHGRGIISVLRLTDIQDKPKLFSTFMLQLLAEVYETFPEQGDAGSPELVIFIDEAHLVFEEASKALLNQIESIVKLIRSKGIGLYFVTQNPKDVPEDILAQLGLKVQHALRAFTAKDRKAIKLAAENYPSSAYYDTKEVLTQLGIGEAFVSVLNEKGIPTPLARTMLRAPMSRMDILTNVELNSVIQNSRLIHKYNQELDRESAYEMLNSKIEKINLAEEKAIKEAIEKKEKEKLEREKAKRTATKTSSSASARMNPLVKVLTSATFIRAVFGILKKVIK; encoded by the coding sequence ATGGGCGAACGTGAAGAGTTCTTTGATTATATAAACAATGGTTACAAAACCAAAGGTGATTATATAGAGCTAGGTGCAGCAATGTTAGGAGAGGAAACTATTACAGATGCTATCATAAAAATTCCACTAAAAACCCTTAACAGGCATGGTTTAATTTCCGGTGCTACCGGAACTGGAAAAACAAAAACCCTACAAGTTTTAGCTGAAAATTTATCGGAAAAAGGGATTCCTGTTTTGTTAATGGATATCAAAGGAGATTTATCTGGGTTGGCAAAAGCCAGTTCAGGGCATTCAAAGATTGATGAACGACATGCCAAAATTGGTTTTCCGTTTGAAGCAAAAAGTTTTCCGATCGAAGTTTTATCCATCTCTGAACAAGCAGGTACAAAAATGCGTGCCACAGTTTCAGAATTCGGACCAGTTTTGTTATCTAGAATTTTAGACTTAACAGAAACACAAGCTGGTATTTTAGCGATTATCTTTAAATATTGTGATGATCATAAATTTCCGTTGTTAGACATCAAAGATTTTAAAAAGATGTTACAATATATTACGCAAGAAGGCAAAGAAGAAATTCAAAATGAATATGGCCGAATTTCAACAGCTTCAACGGGTGCAATTTTGCGTAAAATTATTGAAATAGAACAACAAGGAGGCGATTTGTTTTTTGGAGAAAAATCTTTTGAAGTAGAAGATTTAACCAGAATTGATGAACATGGAAGAGGTATTATTTCTGTTTTAAGACTCACTGATATTCAAGATAAACCCAAATTATTTTCAACATTTATGTTGCAATTGTTGGCAGAGGTTTATGAAACATTTCCAGAGCAAGGAGATGCTGGCAGCCCAGAACTGGTAATTTTTATAGATGAAGCGCATTTGGTTTTTGAAGAAGCTTCTAAAGCCTTGTTAAATCAAATTGAGAGCATTGTAAAATTAATAAGATCTAAAGGAATTGGGTTGTATTTTGTAACGCAGAACCCTAAAGATGTGCCAGAAGATATTTTAGCACAATTAGGTTTAAAAGTACAACACGCACTAAGAGCTTTTACGGCAAAAGATAGAAAAGCAATTAAATTGGCAGCCGAAAATTACCCGAGTTCAGCATATTACGACACCAAAGAAGTGTTAACGCAATTAGGAATTGGAGAGGCTTTTGTATCCGTTTTAAACGAAAAAGGAATTCCAACGCCTCTGGCAAGAACCATGTTGCGTGCGCCGATGAGTAGAATGGACATTTTAACAAATGTAGAATTAAATAGTGTGATTCAGAATTCTAGATTAATCCATAAATATAATCAAGAATTAGATAGAGAAAGTGCCTATGAAATGCTAAATAGTAAAATTGAAAAAATTAATTTAGCCGAAGAGAAAGCCATAAAAGAAGCTATAGAAAAGAAGGAAAAAGAAAAATTAGAAAGAGAAAAAGCTAAGAGAACAGCAACCAAAACTTCTTCTAGTGCCAGTGCTAGAATGAATCCTTTAGTAAAAGTACTAACGAGTGCAACCTTTATAAGAGCAGTTTTCGGAATATTAAAAAAGGTAATTAAATAA
- a CDS encoding LytTR family transcriptional regulator DNA-binding domain-containing protein, with protein sequence MVHINAIKDIVAYANYRLKLILNSYNEQEIIVSRERVKDFKNWIN encoded by the coding sequence ATTGTTCATATAAATGCGATAAAAGATATTGTTGCCTATGCTAATTATCGTTTAAAATTAATTTTAAACTCTTACAACGAACAAGAAATTATTGTAAGTAGAGAACGTGTAAAAGATTTTAAAAATTGGATTAACTAA
- a CDS encoding DUF6090 family protein, with protein MIKFFRKIRQNLLSENKFSKYLIYAIGEIVLVMIGILLALQINNWNNDRIERKLESNILIEILVNLKKDVINLNSKIKFNQNKFKLNREVLIHLEQRAPLTDSLRMSYNKLIGRGTFEPITVAYENLKSKGIDIIKNDSLRIAISELYDFKYFYITEDLRADYEPVKTLHMSEVFKYVRTSFGQSKSEPVNLKEAQDDTYFHEALKQALGFYYWINTNYERGIKENEEVQRKIEAELLQRNK; from the coding sequence ATGATAAAATTCTTTAGAAAAATTAGACAGAATTTACTCTCTGAAAATAAATTCAGTAAGTATTTAATTTATGCGATTGGAGAAATTGTTCTAGTAATGATTGGTATTTTATTAGCCCTACAAATCAATAATTGGAATAATGACAGAATAGAACGAAAACTTGAATCGAATATACTAATCGAAATTCTAGTCAATCTTAAAAAGGACGTCATAAATCTTAACTCGAAAATTAAGTTCAATCAAAACAAATTTAAACTCAATAGAGAAGTATTAATTCATTTAGAACAAAGAGCACCTCTAACTGATTCATTAAGAATGTCTTACAATAAATTAATCGGAAGAGGTACATTTGAACCTATAACTGTTGCCTATGAAAACTTAAAATCTAAAGGAATAGATATTATTAAGAATGACTCACTTAGAATTGCCATTTCGGAATTGTATGATTTTAAGTATTTCTACATAACCGAAGACTTAAGAGCAGATTATGAGCCTGTGAAAACTTTGCATATGAGTGAAGTATTTAAGTATGTTAGGACATCATTTGGGCAGTCAAAGTCAGAGCCAGTAAACTTAAAAGAAGCACAAGATGATACTTATTTCCACGAAGCTCTTAAACAAGCTTTGGGATTTTATTATTGGATAAATACTAATTATGAACGAGGAATAAAAGAAAATGAGGAGGTACAGAGAAAAATTGAAGCCGAATTGTTGCAAAGAAATAAATAA
- a CDS encoding DUF6090 family protein, translated as MENKTGKYFKYAIGEILLVVIGILIALQLNNLNDNRKNSKLGYQFLTEMKSELTGDLFTLGDHIKKLKNNIENQEAAMNTKDIHKLSLDSLYMIITPVNLNFRTSELTYLKMNNLGITSLSNNENLNSKILNYYNKNVEFLKGALSHVFDDLMKYEKFYLYEQDKIDLISINNFVASREFSSLNTLSKDEAEKKLKSNIIEFIQSIKGRNLVLYDLGGKRFSLGVLNNIQAKTTNLLKAIYEELKIHHPEIQALPILPAEMVYKEITLSQDILKNYIGTYKGESFDLIVLLENMRIYVEFPDGKKV; from the coding sequence ATGGAAAACAAAACAGGAAAGTATTTTAAATACGCCATTGGTGAAATTCTCCTTGTTGTTATTGGAATTTTGATCGCTTTGCAATTAAATAATTTGAATGATAACAGGAAAAATTCCAAATTAGGATACCAATTTTTAACCGAAATGAAGTCTGAATTAACAGGGGACCTTTTCACACTAGGTGATCATATCAAAAAGCTCAAAAATAATATTGAGAATCAAGAAGCAGCAATGAATACCAAGGACATTCATAAATTATCCCTTGATAGTCTCTATATGATTATTACTCCTGTAAATCTAAATTTTAGAACGAGTGAATTAACATATCTCAAGATGAATAACCTTGGTATTACATCTCTATCAAATAATGAAAATCTTAATTCAAAAATATTGAATTATTATAATAAAAATGTAGAATTTCTAAAGGGAGCATTGAGCCATGTTTTCGATGATTTGATGAAGTATGAAAAATTTTACCTATACGAACAAGATAAGATAGATTTAATTAGTATAAATAATTTTGTAGCTAGTAGAGAGTTTTCCTCATTGAATACACTTTCTAAAGATGAAGCTGAAAAGAAACTCAAATCAAACATTATTGAATTTATTCAGTCAATTAAAGGCAGGAATCTTGTTTTATACGATTTAGGAGGCAAAAGATTTTCTTTAGGAGTACTTAACAATATTCAAGCAAAAACCACAAATCTTCTAAAGGCCATCTATGAAGAATTAAAAATTCATCACCCAGAAATACAAGCATTACCAATCCTTCCAGCAGAAATGGTTTATAAAGAAATAACGCTATCACAGGATATTTTAAAAAATTACATTGGCACATATAAGGGAGAGAGTTTTGATTTAATTGTGCTATTAGAAAATATGCGCATTTATGTGGAATTTCCTGATGGTAAAAAGGTATAG
- a CDS encoding PspC domain-containing protein, whose protein sequence is MNNQKKSNSNKKLYRNTNKKVLGGVCSGLADYFGVSELLVRILWLILSLFLCIGFIIYIILWIAIPNKIFLESDLDKPDMDSNRDKSNSTNGVVKNIFSLIGLIVTGCLLGLWGGWQYGQTLDSKGSIMTIMIALFVSVIGGVFAAIVGTLIVSKK, encoded by the coding sequence ATGAATAACCAAAAAAAATCTAATTCTAATAAAAAGCTATATAGAAATACCAATAAAAAAGTCTTAGGTGGTGTTTGCTCAGGTTTAGCAGATTATTTTGGCGTTTCAGAGTTGTTAGTACGTATTCTTTGGTTAATCTTATCCTTATTTTTATGCATCGGATTTATCATTTATATTATCCTGTGGATTGCAATTCCCAATAAAATTTTTTTAGAATCTGATTTAGATAAACCTGATATGGATTCTAATCGTGACAAATCCAATTCTACTAATGGAGTTGTTAAAAATATATTTTCGCTTATAGGCTTAATTGTAACAGGATGTTTACTTGGATTATGGGGAGGATGGCAATATGGACAAACTTTAGATTCTAAAGGTTCCATTATGACTATAATGATTGCTCTATTTGTATCTGTTATTGGTGGCGTTTTTGCTGCGATTGTTGGAACATTGATTGTAAGTAAAAAATAA
- a CDS encoding alpha/beta hydrolase, whose product MIKALFISITLLISTQLIGQDKPTFKEVLDVSYYADSINTDAYTKSRCKLDIRYPENTKEFNTVVWFHGGGLKNGNKYFPEALMNADLCIISVNYRLSPKVKAPTYIEDAAAAVAWVFNNIESYGGNSNKIFVSGHSAGGYLALMLGLDKQWLNNFNVDADNIAGMISLSGQTATHFTVREEKGLPKFKTIVDELSPLNKARENAPPLILITGDRNIDSPTRYEENLYLERLMKTVGHTETQLFEIQGFGHNGMHNPGIKLLIKEVERVSEKIDERKKE is encoded by the coding sequence ATGATCAAAGCACTATTTATTTCGATAACACTTTTAATTTCAACCCAATTAATTGGACAAGATAAACCAACATTCAAAGAGGTCTTAGATGTATCATATTATGCTGACTCAATAAACACGGATGCGTATACTAAATCACGTTGTAAATTAGATATACGTTACCCAGAGAACACAAAAGAATTCAATACAGTTGTTTGGTTTCACGGCGGAGGATTAAAGAATGGAAACAAGTATTTTCCTGAGGCATTAATGAATGCTGATTTATGTATTATAAGTGTTAATTATCGTTTATCACCAAAAGTAAAAGCGCCAACTTATATTGAGGATGCAGCAGCAGCCGTCGCTTGGGTGTTTAATAATATTGAATCATACGGCGGAAATTCTAACAAAATATTTGTTTCTGGACATTCCGCAGGAGGTTATCTTGCCTTAATGCTTGGTTTGGACAAACAGTGGTTAAATAATTTTAATGTAGATGCTGATAACATTGCAGGTATGATTTCCTTAAGCGGTCAAACAGCTACTCATTTCACTGTAAGAGAAGAAAAAGGTTTACCTAAGTTTAAGACTATAGTTGACGAATTATCACCATTGAATAAGGCGAGAGAAAATGCACCCCCTTTAATTTTAATCACAGGAGATAGGAATATTGATTCCCCCACTAGATATGAAGAAAATCTATATTTAGAAAGGTTAATGAAAACTGTAGGACATACCGAAACGCAATTATTCGAAATCCAAGGATTTGGACATAATGGAATGCATAACCCTGGAATTAAACTTTTAATAAAAGAAGTTGAAAGAGTTAGTGAGAAAATAGATGAGAGGAAAAAGGAATAA
- a CDS encoding alpha/beta fold hydrolase — MNLKIITTILLVFSPLLLHKVNAQDVYAGKNTKVEKGISAEFPFESKFINLGADTIHYVESGEGDPVLLLHGLPANAYLWRNIIPNIDSNKKVIALDFLGFGKSSFPKDRDVSVEVQYKMLTDFIEAKQLKNVTLFIQDIGSLVGILYAIREPHNVKGIALFEAPFMPAEVFYDQLPFSFKAFMKLTRSKKGNEKLMVKKNFAGKKLAVNFFTGRKLPKEAYKYYTQPWDENERRYAITNGPDPAILSYTKGKGESDFATLLDTISNGVKETQIPILYFYAKKGLVNRRKAVEYAKENFKNATYVYLGKGKHFLTEIHPKQMSQKFNEWFVTLK; from the coding sequence ATGAACCTAAAAATAATTACAACAATACTTCTAGTATTCAGCCCTTTACTTCTTCATAAAGTAAATGCTCAAGACGTATATGCAGGAAAAAACACTAAAGTTGAAAAGGGTATTTCAGCAGAATTCCCTTTTGAGTCTAAATTTATAAATTTAGGAGCAGACACGATTCATTATGTAGAATCAGGAGAAGGAGATCCGGTATTATTACTGCACGGTTTACCCGCAAATGCTTATCTATGGCGTAATATCATTCCCAATATTGACAGTAACAAGAAAGTAATCGCACTTGATTTTTTAGGTTTCGGTAAATCAAGTTTTCCAAAAGACCGTGATGTTTCTGTTGAAGTACAGTACAAAATGCTTACTGATTTTATAGAAGCCAAACAACTCAAAAATGTAACGTTATTTATTCAGGACATTGGTTCACTTGTAGGAATCTTGTATGCCATTCGAGAACCACACAATGTAAAAGGAATCGCACTTTTTGAAGCACCATTTATGCCAGCCGAAGTTTTTTACGACCAATTGCCGTTTAGCTTTAAAGCATTTATGAAGCTAACAAGGTCGAAAAAAGGAAACGAAAAGTTGATGGTGAAAAAGAATTTTGCAGGTAAAAAATTAGCCGTAAACTTCTTCACGGGCAGAAAATTACCTAAAGAAGCCTACAAGTATTATACACAACCTTGGGACGAAAATGAAAGACGATATGCCATTACTAACGGTCCTGACCCAGCGATACTGTCCTACACCAAAGGCAAAGGAGAAAGCGATTTTGCGACCTTGTTAGACACCATATCAAACGGTGTGAAAGAAACACAAATCCCAATATTATATTTCTACGCAAAAAAAGGATTGGTAAACAGAAGAAAAGCAGTTGAATACGCCAAAGAAAACTTCAAAAATGCAACCTATGTTTATTTAGGAAAAGGAAAGCACTTTTTAACCGAAATCCACCCAAAACAAATGAGCCAGAAGTTTAATGAATGGTTTGTAACGTTAAAATAG
- a CDS encoding SDR family oxidoreductase, which produces MKQSKQIVLITGGSSGIGLAIAQKFLANDNTVIITGRNLAKLEKVKQENPQIHIYQSDVTVDAEVRMLADDIQQKFGGIDVLVNNAGIMNLVDAGNESNDLQKQMQEIEINYNSPIRLLHYFLPQLKNSKNAVLVNVSSGLAYVTFSQAPVYSGTKSALHFWSQAIRPQLQPHNIKVIELLPPVVDTPLAHGADIAEDDNLKPMPPEKLANIFWKDFINGKEEITPGISKQLKLMSRLAPKFIFKQLNKKPIPNNK; this is translated from the coding sequence ATGAAACAATCAAAACAAATCGTACTTATAACGGGTGGAAGTTCAGGCATTGGACTTGCTATAGCTCAAAAATTCTTAGCAAATGACAATACCGTAATCATAACAGGTAGAAATCTTGCTAAACTCGAAAAAGTAAAACAAGAAAATCCCCAAATACATATCTATCAAAGTGATGTTACGGTTGATGCCGAAGTAAGGATGCTCGCAGACGATATCCAACAAAAATTTGGAGGTATTGATGTACTAGTCAACAATGCAGGAATAATGAATTTAGTAGATGCAGGAAACGAAAGCAATGACTTGCAAAAACAAATGCAAGAAATTGAAATCAATTACAATTCGCCCATAAGACTATTGCACTACTTTTTACCACAACTTAAAAATAGTAAGAACGCAGTTCTAGTCAATGTTTCTTCGGGTTTGGCTTATGTTACCTTTTCGCAAGCACCTGTATATTCAGGGACAAAATCGGCTTTGCATTTTTGGTCACAAGCCATTCGACCGCAACTACAACCGCATAATATAAAAGTGATAGAACTTTTACCTCCTGTTGTTGACACACCGTTGGCACACGGAGCTGATATTGCCGAAGATGATAACTTGAAACCAATGCCACCCGAAAAGTTAGCCAACATTTTTTGGAAAGATTTCATTAATGGCAAAGAAGAAATCACGCCAGGGATTTCAAAACAACTCAAACTAATGAGCAGACTAGCACCCAAGTTCATTTTTAAGCAATTGAACAAAAAACCAATCCCAAACAACAAATAA
- a CDS encoding winged helix-turn-helix transcriptional regulator, with the protein MENNFRSGCPIASTLDIVGDKWSLLIIRDMLLQGKRTFKDFSSSPEGIAPGILSARLKWLEENELITKQKLPDNQKENIYLLTEKGIELTPIITEIILWSDKNLRVQNAEMFSIAEAGFNQDKSKVTEGIQNNYRQLVEEILG; encoded by the coding sequence ATGGAAAATAATTTTAGGTCAGGCTGTCCTATTGCTTCTACCTTAGATATTGTAGGGGATAAATGGTCATTACTAATTATAAGAGATATGTTACTTCAAGGGAAGAGGACTTTTAAAGATTTTTCGAGTTCTCCAGAAGGAATAGCACCCGGAATTTTGTCGGCAAGATTGAAGTGGTTGGAAGAAAATGAGCTAATTACCAAACAGAAATTGCCTGATAATCAAAAAGAAAACATCTATTTGTTAACAGAAAAAGGTATAGAGCTAACTCCAATAATAACAGAAATTATTTTGTGGAGTGATAAAAACTTAAGAGTTCAAAATGCAGAAATGTTCTCGATAGCCGAAGCAGGATTTAATCAAGACAAATCAAAAGTTACGGAAGGTATTCAAAATAATTATCGTCAGCTTGTAGAAGAAATTTTAGGCTGA
- a CDS encoding LytR/AlgR family response regulator transcription factor, with protein MNVLIIEDEKPAARRLNRMLAALDIEVQQMLHSVEESLNWLQNNEHPDLIFLDIQLSDGLSFEIFDEIEVKSAIIFTTAYDEYALKAFKLNSIDYLLKPLDDEELEVAVNQFKKQQPKHANVQVNMEDIRKLLINPVDQKFKKRVSIKVGQHIKIIHIDEIECFYSENKSTYIHTKENRNFLLDNSLEYWQEQLNPDHFFRVNRTFIVHINAIKDIVAYANSRLKLILNSYNEQEIIVSRERVKDFKSWID; from the coding sequence ATGAACGTATTAATTATAGAAGATGAAAAGCCCGCTGCTAGAAGATTAAACAGAATGTTAGCAGCATTAGATATCGAAGTACAGCAGATGCTCCATTCTGTAGAAGAGTCTTTAAATTGGTTGCAAAATAACGAACATCCAGATTTAATATTTTTAGATATTCAGCTTTCTGACGGATTATCTTTTGAGATTTTTGATGAAATTGAAGTGAAATCTGCCATTATTTTTACAACCGCTTATGATGAATATGCTTTAAAAGCATTTAAATTAAATAGTATCGATTATTTGTTAAAACCATTAGATGATGAGGAATTGGAAGTTGCTGTAAATCAATTTAAAAAACAGCAACCCAAACATGCGAATGTTCAGGTGAATATGGAGGATATTCGTAAATTATTGATCAATCCAGTAGATCAAAAGTTTAAAAAAAGAGTGTCTATAAAAGTGGGACAGCACATTAAAATTATTCATATTGATGAAATAGAATGTTTCTACAGTGAAAACAAATCAACCTATATTCATACCAAAGAAAATAGAAATTTTTTATTAGATAATTCTCTTGAATATTGGCAAGAACAATTAAATCCAGATCATTTTTTTAGAGTAAACCGAACTTTTATTGTTCATATAAATGCGATAAAAGATATTGTTGCCTATGCTAATTCTCGTTTAAAATTAATTTTAAACTCTTACAACGAACAAGAAATTATTGTAAGTAGAGAACGTGTAAAAGATTTTAAGAGTTGGATTGACTAG
- a CDS encoding 2TM domain-containing protein — MDQNFREEQNYLRAKKRVKAMKAFYIHFAVYILVNIFLSGLIVFGLMKSGYTFEQAFSNFGVYSTWLFWGIGMFFHWLGVFGFKSLMSSDWEERKIKQLMKEDEERTKNF, encoded by the coding sequence ATGGATCAAAATTTTAGAGAAGAACAAAATTATTTAAGAGCAAAAAAGAGAGTTAAAGCGATGAAAGCTTTTTATATTCATTTTGCCGTTTATATTCTAGTCAACATTTTTTTAAGCGGATTGATTGTATTTGGCCTCATGAAAAGCGGGTATACTTTTGAACAAGCGTTTTCTAACTTCGGCGTATATTCTACCTGGCTTTTTTGGGGTATTGGTATGTTTTTTCACTGGTTGGGTGTTTTTGGTTTTAAATCCTTAATGAGTAGTGACTGGGAAGAAAGAAAAATTAAACAATTGATGAAAGAAGACGAAGAGCGCACTAAAAATTTTTAA
- a CDS encoding 2TM domain-containing protein, which yields MEPENSKEQRYENAQKRVKDIKGFYTHLTIYCVVISTLVFINLKFEPHFHWFWFSALGWGVGLFFHWLRVFGFNLFGFGQKWEEKKIKQIMDEQNK from the coding sequence ATGGAACCAGAAAACAGCAAAGAGCAACGTTATGAAAATGCTCAAAAAAGAGTAAAGGATATCAAAGGATTTTATACGCACTTAACCATTTATTGTGTGGTGATTTCTACCTTGGTTTTTATCAACTTAAAATTTGAGCCACATTTTCATTGGTTTTGGTTTTCTGCTTTAGGTTGGGGAGTGGGACTTTTTTTTCATTGGTTGCGGGTTTTTGGATTTAATTTATTCGGATTTGGGCAAAAATGGGAAGAAAAGAAAATTAAACAAATCATGGACGAACAAAATAAATAA
- a CDS encoding 2TM domain-containing protein, whose translation MKNELTQEQRYVLARRKVNKISKFYKNLAAYILVNIFLTTIFIAGNIHNGDSFREALLNPYNYIIWFFWGLSIGFQFVTTFGLSQIFNKRWEERKIKQFIKEYNT comes from the coding sequence ATGAAAAACGAATTAACACAAGAACAACGATATGTTTTAGCGCGTAGAAAAGTAAATAAAATTAGTAAATTTTATAAAAATTTGGCAGCTTACATATTGGTAAATATTTTTTTAACAACTATTTTTATAGCAGGGAATATTCATAATGGCGATAGTTTTAGGGAAGCTTTATTGAATCCATACAATTATATTATTTGGTTTTTTTGGGGATTAAGTATTGGTTTTCAGTTTGTAACTACTTTTGGACTGAGCCAGATTTTTAATAAAAGATGGGAAGAAAGGAAGATAAAACAATTTATTAAAGAATATAATACCTAA
- a CDS encoding 2TM domain-containing protein, whose protein sequence is MIDDSTTAKKSYKDGLIISLKITLIFAVFFTLINQNFSAKAMGYTFLISGMYSFGLGFAQGVINDYLSKKWNWIDHTNTRIWAGIIATIVYTIPIVLAINYVNFILISGNNPDRFFQGNSIWQHVFYVILSFGVSAFLHARGFMIQWKKSVKQESTKQEIVAKTETAKFESLKNQLDPHFLFNSLNVLTSLIGENPAQAEKFTTRLSKVYRYVLEQRNKDLVPVSEELKFANIYMQLLGMRFEEAVKFHIPDNISDTELKIVPLSLQLLLENAVKHNVVSPSKPLTIHIYQEDRYLIIENNINPKEAIGKSTKVGLQNIVDRYGLITQKGVKIENNNKTFKVSLPLLYKINDMKYSDDLENSKYVKAVEKVEKLKEFYQNLASYCLVIPFLIFINLRFSPGFQWFWFPMFGWGIGLTFHFLEVNNYNIFLGKNWEDRKIKEILEKENQLKRR, encoded by the coding sequence ATGATCGACGATAGCACCACTGCCAAGAAAAGTTACAAAGACGGATTGATTATTAGCCTTAAAATAACGCTAATTTTCGCAGTATTTTTTACGCTAATCAATCAAAATTTTTCTGCAAAGGCAATGGGATACACTTTTTTAATTTCTGGAATGTATTCTTTTGGATTGGGGTTTGCGCAAGGTGTTATTAATGATTATTTGAGTAAAAAATGGAATTGGATTGACCATACAAATACTAGAATTTGGGCGGGTATCATTGCTACAATAGTTTATACAATTCCTATAGTTTTAGCCATTAATTATGTGAATTTTATTCTGATTTCGGGTAACAATCCTGATCGATTTTTTCAAGGAAATAGCATTTGGCAGCATGTTTTTTATGTAATCCTCTCCTTTGGAGTCTCTGCATTTTTGCATGCTAGAGGATTTATGATTCAGTGGAAAAAGTCTGTAAAACAAGAAAGCACAAAACAAGAAATTGTTGCGAAGACAGAAACTGCAAAATTTGAGTCTTTAAAAAATCAATTAGATCCACATTTTTTATTCAATAGTTTAAATGTGTTAACGAGCTTAATTGGCGAAAATCCTGCGCAAGCAGAAAAATTCACTACCAGATTGTCTAAAGTTTATAGATATGTTTTGGAGCAGCGAAATAAAGATTTAGTGCCTGTTTCTGAAGAATTAAAATTCGCTAATATATATATGCAGCTTCTGGGAATGCGTTTTGAAGAAGCTGTAAAGTTTCATATTCCGGATAATATCAGTGATACTGAACTAAAAATTGTACCGCTTTCCTTGCAGTTATTGTTAGAGAACGCTGTAAAGCATAATGTGGTTTCACCTTCTAAACCGCTAACCATTCATATATATCAAGAAGACCGATATTTAATTATCGAAAATAATATCAACCCAAAAGAAGCGATTGGGAAAAGTACCAAAGTAGGTCTACAAAATATAGTAGATCGCTACGGTTTAATCACTCAAAAAGGGGTGAAAATAGAAAATAATAACAAAACATTTAAAGTGAGCTTGCCGCTCTTATATAAAATAAACGATATGAAGTACTCAGATGATTTAGAAAATAGTAAATACGTAAAAGCAGTTGAAAAAGTAGAGAAACTGAAAGAATTTTATCAAAATTTAGCCTCTTATTGCTTGGTAATTCCTTTTTTAATTTTTATCAATTTAAGATTTTCGCCAGGATTTCAATGGTTTTGGTTTCCAATGTTTGGTTGGGGAATTGGTCTAACTTTTCACTTTTTAGAAGTTAATAATTATAATATTTTTCTTGGTAAAAATTGGGAGGATAGAAAAATTAAAGAAATATTGGAAAAAGAAAATCAGTTAAAAAGAAGATAA